A single window of Anopheles moucheti chromosome 2, idAnoMoucSN_F20_07, whole genome shotgun sequence DNA harbors:
- the LOC128306384 gene encoding peptidyl-prolyl cis-trans isomerase Fkbp12, which translates to MGVQIVPIANGDQTTFPKPGQTAVVHYTGTLDDGTVFDSSRTRGKPFKFSVGKGEVIRGWDEGVAQMSVGQRAKLVCSPDYAYGSRGHPGVIPPNARLTFDVELLRVE; encoded by the exons atggGTGTACAGATTGTCCCAATTGCCAACGGTGACC AAACCACCTTCCCGAAACCGGGTCAAACTGCGGTCGTTCACTACACCGGAACTCTGGACGATGGTACGGTGTTCGATTCGTCGCGTACCCGCGGCAAGCCATTCAAGTTCTCGGTCGGCAAAGGTGAGGTGATCCGCGGCTGGGATGAAGGTGTCGCCCAGATGTCGGTCGGTCAGCGCGCCAAGCTGGTGTGCTCGCCGGACTACGCCTACGGTAGCCGTGGCCACCCGGGTGTCATTCCGCCGAACGCTCGGTTGACCTTCGACGTGGAGCTGCTGCGAGTAGAATAA
- the LOC128305982 gene encoding LOW QUALITY PROTEIN: protein EFR3 homolog cmp44E (The sequence of the model RefSeq protein was modified relative to this genomic sequence to represent the inferred CDS: substituted 1 base at 1 genomic stop codon) yields the protein MSMIKCCFEPLEMPEFLDSFVKKCTEGSSCCGCCSALRPRYKRLVDNIFPANPEDGLVKSNMEKLTFYSLRSPEKLDRIGEYLYQRASKDIYRKRYKFVEIAMEAMDLLLMACHAQILNLFVESFLRMVQKLLEDTNPTLQIMATNSFVRFANIEEDTPSYHRRYDFFISKFSSMCYGNNDDMELRDSIRMAGIKGLQGVIRKTVSDDLVANIWEKQHMEKIVPSLLFNMQSGPSKSPDTEATPSTPPLLAEAVLRELVSRASFGHIKSVLKPLLTHLDHHKLWVPNKFAIDTFRIVMISIQPQYSYTVVETLMSHLDQNLTSSPKTRTSLAVVLSKIIAIAAGESVGPSALDIINNLLMHLKTSVSTQHESTPEETQYQEALINALGEFANHHPDYQKIEIMLFIMNTVPDPSNKSKGDQLLQNILLKSLLKVGTQYRTVSFEKAFPVSFLQPLLKMARAASIPIRIIVMQIFQQLLDRHQNQHLLNVISVSHYPTLTIESPSRSDILFTHKYGSNILQAIIESMSQENHLEVLKSSYNTIALVIVEMACGETVQEVLLFLLGLQQVAVTEVELSPKHRCNLHSIAISLLILLGRCTGVGSLVEYVEKLIQARKEEASYLLPPLMDNDKSAPSTLNTNLPHLLIDKLAVAECLQQAGLESNRVQTGTPYALNQTDISAHRHSWVDTHSMYPLXISHVCAVRNSVVDSSYNDIESVSSSPGVQKRALASEYNFESMKRVLAEPTEASKREAREKQMAIGRTFRETAFEDLVRRTEPKHDVIQNKLNEIFNALSAERQISATCSVQAGSLLAANGGLGGATMIEPGKHVGTGQRPIYENNFPELFFY from the exons ATGTCGATGATAAAATGCTGCTTCGAACCACTGGAAATGCCCGAATTTCTGGATTCGTTCGTGAAAAAATGCACCGAAGGCT CAA gttgttgtggttgctgTTCGGCCTTGCGGCCTCGCTACAAGCGCCTGGTGGATAACATCTTTCCGGCCAATCCGGAAGATGGATTGGTGAAATCGAACATGGAAAAACTCACCTTCTACTCGTTGCGCTCCCCGGAGAAGCTGGACCGTATCGGCGAGTATCTGTACCAGCGTGCCTCAAAGGACATCTATCGCAAACGCTACAAGTTCGTCGAGATCGCAATGGAAGCGATGGATTTGCTGCTGATGGCATGTCACGCTCAGATACTGAATCTGTTCGTTGAATCGTTTCTACGCATGGTGCAGAAGCTGCTGGAAGACACGAACCCAACGCTGCAGATAATGGCCACCAATTCGTTCGTGCGGTTCGCCAACATTGAGGAAGACACACCGTCCTACCATCGTCGGTatgactttttcatttcgAAGTTTTCCTCGATGTGCTACGGCAACAATGACGATATGGAGCTGCGTGACAGCATCCGGATGGCGGGAATAAAGGGCCTGCAGGGCGTTATCCGGAAGACCGTATCCGATGATTTGGTTGCGAACATATGGGAAAAGCAGCACATGGAAAAGATTGTCCCATCGCTACTGTTTAACATGCAATCGGGACCATCGAAATCGCCCGATACGGAAGCTACTCCTTCGACACCACCGTTGCTAGCGGAGGCGGTACTGCGCGAGCTCGTTAGCAGGGCCTCGTTTGGGCATATTAAATCCGTGCTAAAGCCACTGCTAACTCATCTCGATCATCACAAGCTGTGGGTGCCGAACAAGTTTGCGATCGATACGTTCCGGATCGTGATGATATCGATTCAACCGCAGTACTCGTACACGGTCGTCGAAACACTCATGTCACATCTGGACCAAAACTTAACCTCTTCCCCGAAAACGCGAACATCGTTAGCGGTGGTCCTTTCGAAGATTATTGCCATTGCAGCGGGTGAAAGTGTAGGTCCGTCGGCGCTCGACATTATCAACAATCTGCTGATGCATTTGAAGACGAGCGTTAGCACCCAGCACGAATCCACTCCAGAGGAAACACAGTATCAGGAAGCGCTCATAAACGCGCTTGGCGAGTTCGCTAATCATCATCCCGATTATCAGAAAATCGAAATAATGCTCTTCATCATGAACACCGTACCGGATCCGTCGAACAAGAGCAAAGGTGATCAGCTGCTACAGAACATCCTTCTGAAGAGTTTGCTCAAGGTCGGCACCCAGTATCGGACGGTTTCGTTCGAAAAAGCGTTCCCAGTGTCGTTCCTGCAGCCACTGCTCAAGATGGCTCGGGCCGCTTCCATACCGATCCGCATCATAGTGATGCAAATTTTCCAGCAGCTACTCGATCGACATCAAAACCAACACCTGCTGAACGTGATCAGCGTAAGCCACTATCCGACGCTTACCATCGAAAGCCCATCACGGTCGGACATTCTGTTCACGCACAAGTATGGTTCGAACATACTGCAAGCCATCATCGAGAGCATGTCGCAGGAGAACCATCTGGAGGTGCTGAAGTCTTCGTACAACACGATCGCGCTGGTAATCGTGGAGATGGCGTGCGGTGAGACGGTGCAGgaggttttgctgtttttactAGG CCTACAGCAAGTAGCCGTAACCGAGGTGGAACTTTCGCCGAAGCATCGTTGCAATCTGCACAGCATTGCCATTTCGTTGCTGATCCTGCTCGGACGTTGTACCGGTGTCGGTTCGCTGGTCGAGTACGTTGAGAAGCTGATCCAAGCCCGAAAGGAGGAAGCATCATATCTGCTGCCACCCCTGATGGATAACGATAAGAGTGCACCGAGCACACTAAACACCAACCTACCGCATCTACTCATCGACAAGCTTGCGGTGGCCGAATGTTTGCAGCAGGCCGGGCTGGAAAGTAACCGCGTCCAGACGGGCACACCGTACGCACTCAATCAAACAGACATATCCGCTCATCGCCATTCCTGGGTTGACACGCACAGTATGTATCCATTGTAGATATCTCATGTTT GTGCCGTCCGGAACAGTGTGGTCGATTCGAGCTACAATGACATCGAGAGTGTTAGCAGCTCTCCCGGCGTGCAGAAACGGGCGCTAGCGTCCGAATACAACTTTGAATCGATGAAGCGCGTGCTGGCCGAACCGACGGAAGCTTCCAAGCGGGAGGCACGCGAAAAGCAGATGGCAATCGGGCGCACCTTCCGCGAGACTGCTTTTGAGGATTTGGTTCGCCGAACCGAACCCAAGCACGACGTTATCCAGAACAAGCTGAACGAAATCTTTAACGCACTGTCGGCGGAACGACAAATCTCGGCCACGTGCAGTGTACAGGCCGGTTCCTTGCTCGCCGCCAACGGTGGATTAGGTGGAGCGACGATGATCGAACCGGGCAAACATGTGGGAACCGGACAGCGACCAATCTACGAGAATAATTTCCCCGAGCTGTTCTTCTACTAG